The following are encoded in a window of Corynebacterium marinum DSM 44953 genomic DNA:
- a CDS encoding Nif3-like dinuclear metal center hexameric protein, whose product MSTVAQIRTILEAAYPPSLAESWDTVGLVCGDPADEVRRVAFALDCTQAVAEEAVRIGAQMLVVHHPLLMRGVTSVAADTPKGKVIHTLIKGGVALFSAHTNADSARPGVNDRLAELVGITPGRPILPKSGAAVDKWGVHVPPADAEALKAALFDAGAGGIGNYRGCAFDIEGTGQFTPVEGADPTDGEVGVPHRAAELRVEFVAPASRRRALIDALRAAHPYEEPAFDILEMADTSDTALAPGLGRIGELPEPMTLRDFTQQVADALPQTEWGVRAAGDPDAVIRTVAVSSGSGDSFLDAVRGLGVDAYVTSDLRHHPVDEYLRAGGPPVIDTAHWASEFPWAAQAAGIVGGEAGVETHVIDLRTDPWTLSAHASNAHPSK is encoded by the coding sequence ATGAGCACAGTCGCACAGATCCGGACGATCCTCGAGGCCGCCTACCCGCCCTCGCTCGCGGAGAGCTGGGACACCGTGGGCCTGGTCTGCGGCGACCCGGCCGACGAGGTCCGGCGGGTCGCCTTCGCCCTGGACTGCACCCAGGCCGTCGCCGAGGAGGCGGTGCGCATCGGCGCGCAGATGCTGGTGGTCCACCATCCGCTGCTCATGCGCGGCGTGACGTCCGTGGCGGCCGACACCCCGAAGGGGAAGGTCATCCACACCCTCATCAAGGGCGGGGTGGCGCTGTTCAGCGCGCACACCAACGCGGATTCGGCCCGCCCCGGCGTCAACGACCGCCTCGCCGAGCTGGTCGGCATCACTCCGGGCCGGCCGATCCTGCCGAAGTCCGGCGCCGCCGTGGATAAGTGGGGCGTGCACGTTCCCCCGGCCGACGCGGAGGCGCTGAAGGCGGCGCTCTTCGACGCCGGCGCCGGCGGGATCGGCAACTACCGCGGCTGCGCCTTCGACATTGAGGGCACCGGCCAGTTCACGCCCGTCGAGGGCGCCGACCCCACCGACGGCGAGGTCGGGGTGCCGCACCGGGCGGCTGAGCTGCGGGTCGAGTTCGTCGCCCCCGCTTCGCGACGCCGCGCCCTCATCGACGCCCTGCGAGCCGCCCACCCCTACGAGGAGCCGGCCTTCGACATCCTCGAGATGGCCGACACCTCGGATACCGCCCTGGCCCCGGGTCTGGGTAGAATCGGTGAGCTGCCTGAACCGATGACCCTGCGGGACTTCACCCAGCAGGTGGCCGACGCCCTGCCGCAGACCGAGTGGGGGGTCCGCGCCGCGGGCGACCCCGACGCGGTCATCCGCACCGTGGCGGTCAGCTCCGGGTCCGGCGACAGTTTCCTCGACGCGGTCCGCGGCCTGGGCGTCGACGCCTACGTCACCTCCGACCTGCGGCACCACCCCGTCGACGAGTACCTCCGGGCCGGCGGCCCGCCCGTCATCGACACCGCCCACTGGGCGAGCGAATTCCCGTGGGCCGCGCAGGCGGCGGGGATCGTCGGCGGGGAGGCGGGCGTCGAGACGCACGTCATCGACCTGCGCACTGACCCCTGGACCCTGTCCGCCCACGCAAGCAACGCCCACCCCAGCAAGTAG
- a CDS encoding bifunctional RNase H/acid phosphatase: protein MADHNHVIVYADGGSRGNPGTAGSGTVVYAADGRTVLREIVYVVGRRATNNVAEYHGMLRGLEAARDLGARTVDVHMDSKLVVEQMSGRWKIKHPDMQALALEARRLVDGFDRVTFTWVPRAKNSAADALSNTAMDAAAAGHEPGIVGGAEVASEPVDAEPVGPESGERGADDCEIVATAQSTSGTPSHWTGATSPPTRFVLLRHGQTEMSAAKQYSGHSDPSLTEVGLQQAAAAARMLQGRGGIDAIVTSPLTRCVQTARAAADLLGLEVEIIDELIEQDFGEWEGRTFDEAHAMSPHLHEEWLSNPTVTPPGGESLQILHNRVSGVRRELQQRYECRTVLVVSHVTPIKSFIRQALDAGPHVVSRMFLDLASLSVVEFFGEEARVGSTLRIFNDTAHLR from the coding sequence GTGGCGGACCATAACCATGTGATCGTCTACGCCGACGGCGGCTCCCGCGGCAACCCGGGCACCGCCGGTTCCGGCACCGTCGTCTACGCCGCCGACGGGCGCACCGTTCTGCGCGAGATCGTCTACGTCGTGGGTAGGCGCGCCACCAACAATGTCGCCGAGTACCACGGCATGCTCCGCGGGCTGGAGGCCGCGCGCGACCTCGGCGCCCGCACGGTCGACGTGCACATGGACTCCAAGCTCGTCGTCGAGCAGATGAGTGGCCGGTGGAAGATCAAGCACCCCGACATGCAGGCGCTCGCACTCGAGGCCCGCCGCCTCGTGGACGGCTTCGACCGGGTCACCTTCACCTGGGTGCCGCGGGCGAAGAACTCCGCCGCCGACGCCCTGTCCAACACCGCCATGGACGCCGCGGCCGCCGGCCACGAGCCGGGCATCGTGGGCGGCGCCGAGGTTGCTTCCGAACCCGTTGACGCCGAGCCGGTTGGCCCTGAGTCGGGGGAGCGCGGCGCCGACGACTGCGAGATCGTCGCCACCGCCCAGTCGACCTCCGGCACCCCCTCCCACTGGACCGGCGCGACCTCCCCGCCGACCCGCTTCGTCCTGCTGCGCCACGGCCAGACGGAGATGTCCGCGGCGAAGCAGTACTCCGGCCACTCCGACCCCTCGCTCACCGAGGTGGGCCTGCAGCAGGCCGCCGCCGCGGCCCGGATGCTGCAGGGGCGCGGGGGCATCGACGCGATCGTCACCTCCCCGCTGACCCGCTGCGTGCAGACCGCCCGGGCCGCCGCGGACCTGCTCGGCCTCGAGGTGGAGATCATCGACGAGCTCATCGAGCAGGACTTCGGCGAGTGGGAGGGGCGGACCTTCGACGAGGCCCACGCCATGTCCCCCCACCTGCACGAGGAGTGGCTGTCCAACCCCACCGTCACCCCGCCGGGGGGCGAGTCCCTGCAGATCCTCCACAACCGCGTGAGCGGCGTGCGCCGGGAACTGCAGCAGCGTTACGAGTGCCGGACCGTGCTCGTGGTCAGCCACGTCACGCCGATCAAGTCCTTCATCCGGCAGGCACTCGACGCGGGGCCGCACGTGGTGTCGCGGATGTTCCTGGACCTGGCCTCACTCAGCGTGGTCGAGTTCTTCGGCGAGGAGGCCCGCGTCGGGTCGACGCTGCGCATCTTCAACGACACCGCGCACCTGCGCTGA
- a CDS encoding alpha/beta fold hydrolase: MYHNPFYTPEVQGQHELISIGRLDLEHGGSIEDCQLAVATRGTLNEARDNTILIPTWFTGTHQAWLDTYIGPEHALDPSKYFIVIVNQIGNGLSTSPHNTGDEMIAMSRFPFVTIGDDVVAQERLLREHFGVTELFAVVGASMGAQQAYEWAVRFPDRVRRAAPIAGTAKNTPHDFLFTQVLIDAVTSDPGFNGGEYASNKEVVAGLKHHARVWAVMGLSTEWWKQEEWRALGFETPQQTVEEFLEPIFAALDPNSLLVMGQKWQHGDVSQHAGGDLAQALGRVQAKVFTMPISEDMFFPVRDCAAESELIPDGELRVIDDVAGHFGLFGFVPSYMEQVNRNLAELFAS, from the coding sequence GTGTACCACAACCCCTTCTACACCCCCGAAGTCCAGGGCCAGCACGAGCTGATCAGCATCGGCCGGCTCGATCTCGAGCACGGCGGCTCCATCGAGGACTGCCAGCTGGCCGTGGCCACCCGGGGCACGCTCAACGAGGCGCGCGACAACACCATCCTCATCCCCACCTGGTTCACCGGCACGCACCAGGCGTGGCTGGACACCTACATCGGCCCCGAGCACGCGCTGGATCCGTCGAAGTACTTCATCGTCATCGTCAACCAGATCGGCAACGGCCTGTCCACCTCGCCGCACAACACGGGCGACGAGATGATCGCCATGTCCCGCTTCCCCTTCGTCACCATCGGCGACGACGTCGTCGCCCAGGAGCGGCTGCTGCGCGAGCACTTCGGCGTCACCGAACTCTTCGCCGTGGTCGGTGCGTCCATGGGAGCCCAGCAGGCCTACGAGTGGGCGGTGCGTTTCCCCGACCGCGTCCGCCGCGCCGCGCCGATCGCCGGCACCGCGAAGAACACCCCGCACGACTTCCTGTTCACCCAGGTGCTCATCGACGCCGTCACCTCCGACCCCGGATTCAACGGCGGGGAGTACGCCAGCAACAAAGAGGTCGTCGCGGGCCTCAAACACCACGCCCGCGTGTGGGCGGTCATGGGGCTGTCCACCGAGTGGTGGAAGCAGGAGGAGTGGCGTGCCCTCGGCTTCGAGACCCCGCAGCAGACCGTCGAGGAGTTCCTCGAGCCGATCTTCGCCGCCCTCGACCCGAACTCCCTGCTGGTCATGGGTCAGAAATGGCAGCACGGCGACGTGTCCCAGCATGCCGGGGGAGACCTCGCCCAGGCGCTCGGCCGGGTGCAGGCGAAGGTGTTCACCATGCCGATCAGCGAGGACATGTTCTTCCCCGTCCGCGACTGCGCCGCCGAGTCGGAGCTGATCCCCGACGGAGAGCTGCGCGTCATCGACGACGTCGCCGGACATTTCGGCCTCTTCGGTTTTGTCCCCTCCTACATGGAGCAGGTCAACCGGAACCTGGCGGAACTGTTCGCATCCTGA
- a CDS encoding zinc ribbon domain-containing protein: protein MKLDPQQQAVLLELANTERSMDVVGDGAFVTREQKEYERLVQEQQRMLNASAAAQMAVDDMEAEILRIQEDERKLRKRERDDKAQLAAETDPERRRELEHDRYSAKSRIADLMSELAECHNQVHALRNNREVHGAQSDELTRQVEAAKRSADSANEAAAAIKDPQTHIEELRAQLPQDALAEYDAQKNDSDVGAADFNGRTCGGCYIVLSGMDQQRVNRAPADELPHCPECGTYLIRKQD from the coding sequence ATGAAACTCGACCCCCAACAGCAGGCCGTCCTGCTCGAGCTGGCCAACACCGAACGATCCATGGACGTGGTGGGTGACGGGGCCTTCGTGACCCGGGAGCAGAAGGAGTACGAGCGCCTCGTCCAGGAGCAGCAGCGCATGCTCAACGCCTCGGCGGCCGCCCAGATGGCCGTCGACGACATGGAGGCGGAGATCCTGCGGATCCAGGAGGACGAGCGCAAGCTGCGCAAGCGCGAACGCGACGACAAGGCCCAGCTGGCGGCCGAGACCGACCCCGAACGCCGCCGCGAGCTCGAGCACGACCGCTACTCCGCGAAGTCACGGATCGCGGACCTCATGAGCGAGCTGGCGGAGTGCCACAACCAGGTCCACGCCCTGCGCAACAACCGCGAGGTCCACGGCGCCCAGTCCGATGAACTCACCCGCCAGGTCGAGGCTGCCAAGCGCTCCGCGGACTCCGCCAACGAGGCTGCCGCCGCCATCAAGGACCCGCAGACCCACATCGAGGAACTGCGCGCCCAGCTGCCCCAGGACGCCCTCGCCGAGTACGACGCCCAGAAGAACGACTCCGACGTCGGCGCCGCCGACTTCAACGGACGCACCTGCGGGGGCTGCTACATCGTGCTCTCCGGCATGGACCAGCAGCGCGTCAACCGCGCCCCCGCCGACGAGCTGCCCCACTGCCCCGAGTGCGGCACCTACCTCATCCGGAAGCAGGACTAG